The following are encoded in a window of Gasterosteus aculeatus chromosome 5, fGasAcu3.hap1.1, whole genome shotgun sequence genomic DNA:
- the LOC120819339 gene encoding alpha-N-acetylgalactosaminide alpha-2,6-sialyltransferase 1 isoform X3 codes for MGLDRFYFLRILISTCIVIFVLSSTNLSSSSWNTFSDPISEGPEEIAELWVQKENLLASNFVLTDPTKQAESPKSTVRVNKPPRAPETPVPVLFRKDFKKLPRFDFEDIYNQDAPRRQTTCAQSLRNSEDKDFKKNFLPNVRLFMDKMNMSEWNRLSHFNNPFGFMEIKYDEVMPTVKLIPKPKEPLLLPRTGSDGCLRCAVVGTSGILYGSKLGKEIDAHDYVFRMNGAIIKGFEEDVGNKTSVYVHTSHSIITSPLVFRKYGYTTAPKDEGIKYVMIPEGMRDFYWMEGLFKHERIKTRTSNNTRPWTYYGGQYNESRFYVLHQDFLRYVQNRFLMSPRLNSSRWAIVRPTNGAFTLFLALHTCDTVSAYGFMTEDYAKYSNYYCQRDLKTKVIFYANHDYHMEKKLWKKLHDSKILKLYQRTETGKNSSSTTPKH; via the exons ATGGGACTCGACCGGTTTTATTTTTTGAGGATTTTGATCTCAACTTGCATTgtaatttttgttttgtcatcaaCAAATTTATCAAGCAGCAG TTGGAATACTTTCTCAGACCCAATCTCAGAAGGACCTGAGGAAATAGCTGAGCTATGGGTGCAAAAGGAAAACTTGCTTGCCTCAAACTTTGTGTTAACGGATCCCACAAAACAAGCCGAATCCCCAAAATCGACAGTGAGAGTGAACAAACCGCCGCGCGCTCCGGAGACTCCCGTACCTGTCCTCTTCAGAAAAGACTTCAAGAAGCTTCCGCGCTTTGATTTCGAGGATATTTATAACCAGGATGCTCCACGCAGGCAGACA ACGTGTGCCCAGTCTCTGCGAAACTCTGAAGATAAAGACTTCAAGAAGAATTTCCTCCCAAACGTTCGTTTGTTTATGGACAAAATGAACATGAGCGAGTGGAACCGGCTGTCGCACTTCAACAATCCTTTTGGTTTCATGGAGATTAAATATGATG AGGTGATGCCTACGGTGAAGTTGATCCCAAAGCCAAAAGAGCCACTGCTGCTTCCACGGACGGGCAGTGACGGATGTTTGCGCTGTGCTGTGGTGGGCACATCAGGAATCCTATATGGCTCTAAATTGGGGAAAGAAATTGATGCTCACGATTACGTTTTTCG GATGAACGGTGCCATCATCAAAGGCTTTGAGGAAGACGTAGGAAACAAGACATCGGTGTACGTTCACACTTCCCACTCAATCATTACTTCGCCGCTTGTGTTCCGGAAGTACGGATACACAACCGCCCCTAAGGACGAG GGTATAAAATATGTAATGATACCTGAAGGGATGAGGGATTTCTATTGGATGGAGGGTCTTTTCAAACATGAAAGAATCAAGACTCGGACATCTAATAACACCAG GCCCTGGACATACTATGGTGGACAATACAATGAGAGCCGCTTCTATGTTCTGCACCAGGATTTCCTCAGATACGTTCAAAACAG GTTCTTAATGTCTCCTCGTCTGAATTCTTCACGTTGGGCAATTGTCAGACCAACCAATGGGGCATTCACTCTCTTCCTCGCTCTGCATACCTGTGACACT GTTAGTGCGTATGGATTCATGACAGAGGACTACGCAAAATACTCTAACTACTACTGTCAAAGGGATCTTAAAACCAAAGTAATTTTTTACGCCAACCACGACTATCACATGGAAAAGAAGCTGTGGAAAAAACTACATGACAGCAAAATACTGAAGTTGTATCAGAGAACCGAAACAGGGAAGAATTCGTCGAGCACCACACCGAAGCACTGA
- the LOC120819339 gene encoding alpha-N-acetylgalactosaminide alpha-2,6-sialyltransferase 1 isoform X1, translating to MGIYQVSFLVILISTCVVIFVLSTNLSSSSWNTFSDPISEGPEEIAELWVQKENLLASNFVLTDPTKQAESPKSTVRVNKPPRAPETPVPVLFRKDFKKLPRFDFEDIYNQDAPRRQTTCAQSLRNSEDKDFKKNFLPNVRLFMDKMNMSEWNRLSHFNNPFGFMEIKYDEVMPTVKLIPKPKEPLLLPRTGSDGCLRCAVVGTSGILYGSKLGKEIDAHDYVFRMNGAIIKGFEEDVGNKTSVYVHTSHSIITSPLVFRKYGYTTAPKDEGIKYVMIPEGMRDFYWMEGLFKHERIKTRTSNNTRPWTYYGGQYNESRFYVLHQDFLRYVQNRFLMSPRLNSSRWAIVRPTNGAFTLFLALHTCDTVSAYGFMTEDYAKYSNYYCQRDLKTKVIFYANHDYHMEKKLWKKLHDSKILKLYQRTETGKNSSSTTPKH from the exons ATGGGAATCTACCAGGTTTCCTTTTTGGTGATTTTGATCTCAACTTGCGTTGTAATTTTTGTTTTGTCGACAAATTTATCAAGCAGCAG TTGGAATACTTTCTCAGACCCAATCTCAGAAGGACCTGAGGAAATAGCTGAGCTATGGGTGCAAAAGGAAAACTTGCTTGCCTCAAACTTTGTGTTAACGGATCCCACAAAACAAGCCGAATCCCCAAAATCGACAGTGAGAGTGAACAAACCGCCGCGCGCTCCGGAGACTCCCGTACCTGTCCTCTTCAGAAAAGACTTCAAGAAGCTTCCGCGCTTTGATTTCGAGGATATTTATAACCAGGATGCTCCACGCAGGCAGACA ACGTGTGCCCAGTCTCTGCGAAACTCTGAAGATAAAGACTTCAAGAAGAATTTCCTCCCAAACGTTCGTTTGTTTATGGACAAAATGAACATGAGCGAGTGGAACCGGCTGTCGCACTTCAACAATCCTTTTGGTTTCATGGAGATTAAATATGATG AGGTGATGCCTACGGTGAAGTTGATCCCAAAGCCAAAAGAGCCACTGCTGCTTCCACGGACGGGCAGTGACGGATGTTTGCGCTGTGCTGTGGTGGGCACATCAGGAATCCTATATGGCTCTAAATTGGGGAAAGAAATTGATGCTCACGATTACGTTTTTCG GATGAACGGTGCCATCATCAAAGGCTTTGAGGAAGACGTAGGAAACAAGACATCGGTGTACGTTCACACTTCCCACTCAATCATTACTTCGCCGCTTGTGTTCCGGAAGTACGGATACACAACCGCCCCTAAGGACGAG GGTATAAAATATGTAATGATACCTGAAGGGATGAGGGATTTCTATTGGATGGAGGGTCTTTTCAAACATGAAAGAATCAAGACTCGGACATCTAATAACACCAG GCCCTGGACATACTATGGTGGACAATACAATGAGAGCCGCTTCTATGTTCTGCACCAGGATTTCCTCAGATACGTTCAAAACAG GTTCTTAATGTCTCCTCGTCTGAATTCTTCACGTTGGGCAATTGTCAGACCAACCAATGGGGCATTCACTCTCTTCCTCGCTCTGCATACCTGTGACACT GTTAGTGCGTATGGATTCATGACAGAGGACTACGCAAAATACTCTAACTACTACTGTCAAAGGGATCTTAAAACCAAAGTAATTTTTTACGCCAACCACGACTATCACATGGAAAAGAAGCTGTGGAAAAAACTACATGACAGCAAAATACTGAAGTTGTATCAGAGAACCGAAACAGGGAAGAATTCGTCGAGCACCACACCGAAGCACTGA
- the LOC120819339 gene encoding alpha-N-acetylgalactosaminide alpha-2,6-sialyltransferase 1 isoform X2 — protein sequence MGIYQVSFLVILISTCVVIFVLSTNLSSSSWNTFSDPISEGPEEIAELWVQKENLLASNFVLTDPTKQAESPKSTVRVNKPPRAPETPVPVLFRKDFKKLPRFDFEDIYNQDAPRRQTTCAQSLRNSEDKDFKKNFLPNVRLFMDKMNMSEWNRLSHFNNPFGFMEIKYDEVMPTVKLIPKPKEPLLLPRTGSDGCLRCAVVGTSGILYGSKLGKEIDAHDYVFRPWTYYGGQYNESRFYVLHQDFLRYVQNRFLMSPRLNSSRWAIVRPTNGAFTLFLALHTCDTVSAYGFMTEDYAKYSNYYCQRDLKTKVIFYANHDYHMEKKLWKKLHDSKILKLYQRTETGKNSSSTTPKH from the exons ATGGGAATCTACCAGGTTTCCTTTTTGGTGATTTTGATCTCAACTTGCGTTGTAATTTTTGTTTTGTCGACAAATTTATCAAGCAGCAG TTGGAATACTTTCTCAGACCCAATCTCAGAAGGACCTGAGGAAATAGCTGAGCTATGGGTGCAAAAGGAAAACTTGCTTGCCTCAAACTTTGTGTTAACGGATCCCACAAAACAAGCCGAATCCCCAAAATCGACAGTGAGAGTGAACAAACCGCCGCGCGCTCCGGAGACTCCCGTACCTGTCCTCTTCAGAAAAGACTTCAAGAAGCTTCCGCGCTTTGATTTCGAGGATATTTATAACCAGGATGCTCCACGCAGGCAGACA ACGTGTGCCCAGTCTCTGCGAAACTCTGAAGATAAAGACTTCAAGAAGAATTTCCTCCCAAACGTTCGTTTGTTTATGGACAAAATGAACATGAGCGAGTGGAACCGGCTGTCGCACTTCAACAATCCTTTTGGTTTCATGGAGATTAAATATGATG AGGTGATGCCTACGGTGAAGTTGATCCCAAAGCCAAAAGAGCCACTGCTGCTTCCACGGACGGGCAGTGACGGATGTTTGCGCTGTGCTGTGGTGGGCACATCAGGAATCCTATATGGCTCTAAATTGGGGAAAGAAATTGATGCTCACGATTACGTTTTTCG GCCCTGGACATACTATGGTGGACAATACAATGAGAGCCGCTTCTATGTTCTGCACCAGGATTTCCTCAGATACGTTCAAAACAG GTTCTTAATGTCTCCTCGTCTGAATTCTTCACGTTGGGCAATTGTCAGACCAACCAATGGGGCATTCACTCTCTTCCTCGCTCTGCATACCTGTGACACT GTTAGTGCGTATGGATTCATGACAGAGGACTACGCAAAATACTCTAACTACTACTGTCAAAGGGATCTTAAAACCAAAGTAATTTTTTACGCCAACCACGACTATCACATGGAAAAGAAGCTGTGGAAAAAACTACATGACAGCAAAATACTGAAGTTGTATCAGAGAACCGAAACAGGGAAGAATTCGTCGAGCACCACACCGAAGCACTGA
- the trim8b gene encoding E3 ubiquitin-protein ligase TRIM8b — translation MPARTMMASDMAETWRNCFEEELICPICLHVFSDPIQLPCKHNFCRGCISEAWAKESSLARCPECNHAYAQKPSLEKNHKLSNIVEKYNALSVEKPAAPALQCILCRRGPPLPAVKVCLRCNAPCCQSHVQTHLQQPCSALGHLLVEAEAVKAWTCLQHDEYRLYHCEAEQTAVCQYCCFARCHPSHGHAVTDVELRRNDIRQSLLRQQERVEERVQEIEEQLCKLDSDKCVVEDRVCELKEEVRLQYQRMHQLLEEDLGRTLEALDRAQARFCQENAAQVLALGEQRHEAQKLLSSIHTAFSKAEELSFMKNTKPVKILTDRSQTCVGSSLPPYKVGNLNSKLFLSEISKREKSLKRTLEVPLTPPSTFLQSVPAYPSGQSSGSGAEKRKHSTAFPEGNGSVGKTATSGFKDSSSSSSSSSSSLAKQPYLGSGSASGEGQSTNQQPLGPCGPPHISESGGTGSGSGSLTNHHSGSVFGSSHFPPGGSSSSHSSQQAVLPQYGGRKILVCTMDNCYCSGVPSVSGHRGHPPYPRSGSFPWVSTQDYPPPPGLASGGPSMQGLAVRDWIDASQTHRHADFYGLYGQPSTKHYVTS, via the exons ATGCCTGCCCGCACCATGATGGCCTCTGACATGGCTGAGACGTGGAGGAACTGTTTCGAGGAGGAGCTCATCTGCCCCATCTGCCTGCACGTGTTCTCAGACCCCATCCAGCTGCCCTGCAAGCATAACTTCTGCCGGGGCTGCATCAGCGAGGCCTGGGCCAAAGAGTCCTCGCTGGCCCGCTGCCCCGAGTGCAATCACGCTTACGCGCAGAAGCCCAGCCTGGAGAAGAACCACAAACTGTCCAACATCGTGGAGAAGTACAACGCCCTGAGCGTGGAGAAGCCCGCCGCGCCGGCGCTGCAGTGCATCCTGTGCCGCCGGGGCCCTCCGCTCCCCGCCGTGAAGGTCTGCCTGCGCTGCAACGCCCCGTGCTGCCAGTCCCACGTCCAGACTCACCTGCAGCAGCCGTGCTCGGCCCTCGGGCACCtgctggtggaggcggaggcggtGAAGGCCTGGACCTGCCTGCAGCACGACGAGTACAGGCTGTACCACTGCGAGGCCGAGCAGACAGCCGTGTGCCAGTACTGCTGCTTCGCCCGCTGCCACCCGAGCCACGGCCACGCGGTCACTGACGTGGAGCTCAGGCGCAACGATATCAGG CAAAGCCTGTTAAGACAACAGGAGCGTGTGGAGGAACGAGTGCAGGAGATTGAAGAGCAGCTGTGCAAACTAGACTCCGACAAGTGTGTAGTTgag GACCGGGTGTGTGAGCTCAAAGAGGAGGTGCGTCTGCAGTACCAGCGGATGCAccagctcctggaggaggatCTCGGTAGGACACTGGAGGCTCTGGACCGGGCTCAGGCTCGGTTCTGCCAGGAGAACGCGGCGCAGGTCTTGGCGCTGGGCGAGCAGCGCCACGAGGCCCAGAAGCTGCTGAGCTCCATCCACACGGCCTTCAGCAAGGCGGAGGAACTGAGCTTCATGAAGAACACCAAGCCTGTTAAAATCCTCACAGACAG GTCTCAGACGTGTGTGGGCAGCAGTCTCCCTCCCTACAAAGTGGGGAATCTAAACTCTAAACTATTCCTATCTGAAATCtcaaaaagagagaagagcCTGAAGAGAACGCTAGAAG ttcccctcacccctccctccaccttccTGCAGTCTGTTCCGGCGTATCCCAGCGGTCAGAGCTCTGGCTCTGGAGCGGAGAAACGGAAACATTCCACTGCCTTCCCAGAGGGAAATGGGAGCGTCGGAAAGACCGCCACTTCGGGCTTCaaggactcctcttcctcctcctcttcttcctcctcatcgttAGCCAAACAGCCCTACCTGGGCTCCGGCTCTGCCTCCGGAGAAGGTCAGTCCACCAATCAGCAGCCTCTCGGCCCCTGCGGCCCGCCGCACATAAGCGAGAGCGGCGGGACAGGAAGCGGAAGCGGCTCTCTGACCAACCACCATTCAGGCTCTGTGTTCGGTTCCTCGCATTTCCCCCCCGGGGGCAGCAGCTCCTCGCACTCCTCCCAGCAGGCCGTGCTGCCTCAATATGGCGGCCGTAAGATCCTGGTGTGTACGATGGATAACTGCTACTGCTCCGGAGTGCCCTCTGTGTCAGGGCACCGCGGGCACCCCCCGTACCCacgctccggctccttcccctgGGTCAGCACCCAGGActacccccctcctcccggccTGGCCTCCGGAGGGCCGTCCATGCAGGGCTTGGCAGTGAGGGACTGGATAGAcgcctcacagacacacagacatgcagatTTTTACGGGCTGTATGGGCAGCCCTCTACAAAGCACTATGTCACCAGTTAa
- the arl3b gene encoding ADP-ribosylation factor-like protein 3, whose protein sequence is MGLLSILRKLKSTPDQEVRILLLGLDNGGKTTLLKQLASEDISHITPTQGFNIKSVQSQGFKLNVWDIGGQRKIRPYWRNYFENTDVLIYVIDSADRKRFEETGQELAELLDEEKLSGVPVLIFANKQDLLTAAPASEIAEGLNLHTIRDRMWQIQSCSALTGEGIQEGMNWVCKSVNSKKK, encoded by the exons ATG ggaTTGCTGTCCATCCTGCGTAAGCTAAAGAGCACACCAGACCAGGAGGTTAGGATACTGCTGCTGGGTTTGGACAACGGTGGGAAGACCACCTTGCTCAAACAGCTGGCATCAGAGGACATCAGCCACATCACCCCCACACAG GGATTCAACATAAAGAGCGTCCAGTCTCAGGGTTTCAAACTGAATGTTTGGGACATTGGAGGCCAGCGGAAGATCAGGCCGTACTGGAGAAACTACTTTGAAAACACAGATGTGCTG ATTTATGTCATTGACAGTGCTGACAGAAAGAGATTTGAGGAGACGGGTCAG GAGCTGGCGGAGTTGTTGGACGAAGAGAAGTTGAGTGGCGTTCCTGTGTTGATCTTTGCAAACAAGCAGGACCTTCTTACAGCCGCCCCCGCCTCTGAGATCGCAGAGGGTCTCAATCTGCACACCATCCGGGATCGCATGTGGCAGATCCAGTCCTGCTCCGCCCTCACTGGTGAGGGGATTCAG GAGGGCATGAATTGGGTCTGTAAGAGCGTCAACTCCAAGAAAAAATAG
- the sfxn2 gene encoding sideroflexin-2, translated as MVSRSFDIDAPRWDQSTFMGRLNHFFNVTDWRTVVLPDSRLDEAKALVAQCRAGSVPPGTTEEQLHYAKKLYDSAFHPDTGDRMNLIGRMSFQVPGGMAITGFMLQFYRTVPAVVFWQWVNQSFNALVNYTNRNAASPITPKQIGVAYVTATSTALATAVGLNLYTKKAPPLVARWVPFAAVASANCVNVPMMRQQEILNGIAVTDENGNKLGHSTKAAVKGITQVVVSRITMAAPGMIILPIIMQRMEKYKFMQRITYLHGPIQVMLVGGFLVFMVPAACSLFPQRCSMAVSKLEPELRDSIVSRYGDAVQRVYFNKGL; from the exons ATGGTTTCGAGGTCATTCGACATCGACGCGCCGCGATGGGATCAGTCGACGTTCATGGGCCGACTCAATCACTTCTTCAACGTCACGGACTGGCGGACGGTGGTCCTGCCTGACTCGCGCTTGGATGAGGCCAAAGCTTTAGTAGCGCAGTGCAG GGCGGGGTCCGTCCCCCCCGGcaccacagaggagcagctccaCTACGCCAAGAAGCTGTACGACTCGGCCTTCCACCCGGACACCGGAGACCGCATGAACCTCATCGGCCGCATGTCCTTCCAGGTGCCCGGAGGCATGGCCATCACCGGCTTCATGCTGCAGTTCTACAG AACAGTTCCTGCTGTGGTGTTCTGGCAGTGGGTGAATCAGTCCTTCAACGCTCTGGTCAACTACACGAACCGCAACGCTGCGTCCCCCATCACTCCCAA GCAGATTGGCGTAGCCTACGTCACAGCGACCAGCACCGCGCTGGCAACCGCAGTGGGACTCAACCTGTACACAAAg AAAGCTCCTCCTCTCGTGGCTCGCTGGGTCCCCTTTGCAGCCGTGGCGTCTGCAAACTGTGTTAACGTTCCCATGATGAGGCAACA ggAAATTCTGAATGGTATTGCAGTCACGGACGAAAATGGCAACAAACTGGGCCACTCCACG AAAGCGGCGGTGAAAGGCATCACGCAGGTGGTCGTCTCTCGGATCACCATGGCTGCACCGGGAATGA TCATCCTGCCCATCATCATGCAGAGGATGGAGAAATACAAGTTCATGCAG AGAATCACGTATCTCCACGGGCCGATTCAAGTGATGCTGGTGGGAGGGTT tttggtcTTCATGGTGCCGGCTGCCTGCTCCCTGTTCCCTCAGAGATG CTCGATGGCCGTGTCCAAGCTGGAGCCCGAGCTGAGGGACTCCATCGTGTCTCGCTATGGAGACGCTGTGCAACGTGTCTACTTCAACAAAGGCCTCTGA